A portion of the Paenibacillus hamazuiensis genome contains these proteins:
- a CDS encoding EAL domain-containing protein: MPNIEQLIVQNDFYHVFQPILGFPEKRILGYEALIRSNSNMNPDLLFQRAMEQNKLFEVDSFSIFQAISAYFEFPGSREHNLLFINIFPSTLVSPLFIDLLDSLAERFELYRNQIVFEINESIYEGLLWKSASFRDAIRLLRELNFLIALDDVGDGTTSFRNIVDVSPDFIKIDRFFASDLSTSRKKQKVVALFAEYCNNEANLILEGIEKEEDLDTALSLGIKMGQGYLFGKPNRLT; encoded by the coding sequence ATGCCGAATATTGAACAATTAATAGTACAAAACGATTTTTATCATGTGTTCCAGCCCATCTTGGGGTTTCCCGAAAAGAGAATCCTTGGTTACGAGGCCCTCATTCGCAGTAACTCCAACATGAATCCGGATCTTTTATTTCAGCGCGCCATGGAGCAGAACAAGTTGTTCGAAGTCGATTCTTTTTCAATTTTCCAGGCGATTTCAGCCTACTTTGAATTTCCGGGCTCACGTGAACATAACCTGTTGTTTATTAACATATTCCCTTCAACTTTGGTCTCGCCTTTATTTATCGACTTACTCGACTCCCTTGCCGAGCGATTCGAGCTATATAGAAACCAAATCGTATTTGAGATTAACGAGTCCATTTATGAGGGCCTCTTATGGAAAAGCGCTTCTTTCAGAGATGCCATCCGATTGCTGCGTGAACTGAATTTCCTGATAGCCCTGGACGATGTAGGAGATGGAACAACTTCTTTTCGAAATATTGTGGACGTCTCGCCTGATTTTATCAAAATCGACCGATTCTTTGCTTCTGACTTGAGTACATCCAGGAAAAAACAAAAAGTTGTCGCACTGTTTGCCGAGTACTGCAATAACGAGGCCAATCTGATCCTGGAAGGAATCGAAAAAGAAGAGGATTTGGATACCGCGCTGTCTTTGGGTATCAAGATGGGACAAGGCTATTTATTCGGAAAACCGAATCGGTTAACGTAA
- a CDS encoding Ger(x)C family spore germination protein produces MKGVKLTGILIVLLVITTGCWNMKEIQNISYVTAIGFDYDDGKYIVYLQLIDFSSVAKLEGQQKAKEAPVWVGKGTGASFTEAVNHLYETSQQRVFWGHVSALVFSEPILKQNKFQDVMDLLNRYREIRYLVWVFSTKESIENIFNSTPFFNESPMMSILHSPEEPYRQRSIIPPIRLYQFVMTLKEAARMTYLPSLRIEKNQWEVSRKTHPFLEYAGITVFWNNRYHGELDPDDLHGLPWLHKKTVRVPLSLERGKSLAAVLVMEKPKVRIRPSVQDLRVYFDVELTVKAGINELHQEMSEKELIDLAERKIEEQIRHTYRKGFERKVDVYSLGESLFRRYPTVWHRIEDENHFVLHEDSLRNIRIHVQLTNTGRYKLKPSQA; encoded by the coding sequence ATGAAAGGCGTGAAATTAACAGGAATCTTGATTGTTCTGCTCGTTATCACGACCGGTTGCTGGAATATGAAGGAAATTCAAAATATCAGTTATGTAACGGCTATCGGGTTTGATTATGACGACGGAAAGTACATTGTGTATTTGCAACTGATTGATTTTTCCAGCGTCGCCAAGCTGGAAGGCCAGCAAAAAGCAAAAGAAGCGCCTGTATGGGTGGGGAAAGGAACGGGCGCATCGTTTACGGAAGCGGTAAACCATTTATATGAGACGTCGCAACAAAGAGTGTTTTGGGGGCATGTTTCCGCGCTCGTGTTCAGCGAACCTATTTTGAAACAGAACAAATTTCAGGATGTAATGGATTTGCTGAACCGTTACAGGGAAATCCGCTATTTGGTTTGGGTTTTTAGTACCAAAGAATCAATTGAAAATATTTTCAACTCGACTCCTTTCTTTAATGAGTCCCCGATGATGTCCATTTTGCATAGCCCGGAGGAACCGTATCGGCAACGGTCGATCATCCCGCCAATCAGGCTGTATCAATTTGTTATGACGCTGAAAGAAGCTGCGCGCATGACTTACTTGCCTTCTCTGCGTATCGAGAAGAATCAGTGGGAAGTTAGCAGAAAAACGCATCCATTTTTGGAATATGCAGGTATAACCGTGTTTTGGAACAATCGGTACCATGGAGAATTGGATCCGGACGATTTGCATGGATTGCCCTGGCTGCATAAAAAAACAGTTCGCGTGCCGCTTTCTCTCGAACGCGGAAAATCGTTAGCGGCTGTTTTGGTCATGGAGAAGCCAAAAGTGCGCATCAGGCCGTCGGTTCAAGATCTTCGCGTTTATTTTGACGTCGAGCTGACGGTAAAAGCAGGCATTAACGAATTGCATCAGGAAATGTCCGAGAAAGAATTGATCGACTTGGCCGAACGAAAGATTGAAGAACAAATCCGCCATACTTACCGGAAGGGTTTTGAGCGAAAGGTCGATGTTTATAGTCTCGGCGAGTCGTTGTTTCGACGCTATCCCACGGTATGGCACCGGATTGAAGACGAAAATCATTTTGTGCTGCATGAGGATTCTTTACGAAACATACGAATCCATGTTCAACTGACCAATACGGGGAGGTACAAGTTAAAGCCCAGTCAAGCCTAG
- a CDS encoding GGDEF domain-containing protein gives MKVAEFMSSPVYTVSTERSVQHVSDVMNELEIGSLAVTDHGTIVGIITSRDIRSSHPNRIAADAMTPSPISISPDQFAWEALELMERHRIERLLVVHEDRVLGIVTREKLQIKLNQLVDPLTGLYRAPYIQHIGEHFLNRRQHFRLLFIDLNNFGEINKLHGHPVGDDFLVEFSNRLRALTSEQDYVCRYAGDEFVVITCRNEHEALQLETALSQPVVIHNVTLSASVGIINGYLVPDFFSLPFRELISRASLLSTSLKQKSLA, from the coding sequence ATGAAGGTGGCGGAATTCATGTCATCCCCCGTCTATACGGTTTCAACTGAAAGAAGCGTCCAGCATGTGTCGGATGTAATGAATGAACTTGAAATCGGTTCGTTGGCCGTCACAGATCATGGGACAATCGTAGGAATTATTACGTCGCGGGACATCCGCTCTTCCCACCCCAATCGGATTGCAGCCGACGCAATGACCCCAAGCCCGATCAGCATTTCGCCTGACCAATTTGCTTGGGAAGCGTTGGAATTGATGGAGCGGCATCGCATTGAACGACTTCTTGTCGTCCATGAAGATCGGGTACTCGGGATCGTGACCCGCGAGAAGCTTCAAATCAAACTGAACCAGCTCGTTGACCCTCTAACGGGACTGTACCGCGCACCTTATATCCAACATATCGGCGAACATTTTCTGAACCGTCGCCAACATTTCCGTTTGCTCTTTATTGATCTCAATAATTTCGGTGAAATCAACAAATTGCACGGGCATCCGGTAGGGGACGATTTTCTTGTCGAGTTCTCCAATCGCTTGCGTGCATTAACGAGCGAACAGGATTACGTATGCAGGTACGCAGGGGATGAGTTTGTTGTGATTACATGCCGGAATGAGCACGAGGCCTTGCAATTAGAAACTGCCCTGTCCCAACCCGTCGTCATTCATAACGTTACATTATCCGCATCGGTGGGAATCATAAACGGCTATCTCGTACCTGACTTTTTTTCGCTGCCTTTTCGAGAATTGATCAGCAGAGCCAGTCTTCTATCCACTTCTTTGAAGCAAAAATCTCTTGCATGA
- a CDS encoding GerAB/ArcD/ProY family transporter gives MKKENISVLQIGKMMYLAVTPTAILSTPAITYKFAKQDLWISPMWAFSGVIAIWIALGIHRLFPGENLVQAGERILGRMLGKVFGLILLLYYLYLGGVIVREYGEFVVGAFLVQTPLLVVSGSMVLVCAVVVRSGVEIIARFADLFIPVFALLFLLLILPLLPELHILKMLPIMGEGIGPSLSGAVVLQAWFSEFLTVSFLIPFANRAGKVKKSMAITLLAVIVTLVSSNLATLLLLGDITGNYTYPFLIVARYINLADFFTHLESIFMAIWVLGAFVKICVFFYVSVLGTAQWMELRDYRPIVLPVGFLLLLMSIWVAPNLQELTHALSTSIIFSALTVLVCIPAALLGLAWFRRLWEKKNIQD, from the coding sequence ATGAAAAAAGAAAACATATCCGTCCTGCAAATCGGAAAAATGATGTATTTGGCGGTAACTCCGACGGCTATATTAAGCACGCCGGCAATTACATATAAATTTGCCAAGCAGGATTTGTGGATTTCTCCGATGTGGGCATTCAGCGGGGTCATTGCAATCTGGATTGCGCTCGGCATTCACCGATTGTTTCCGGGCGAAAATCTCGTTCAGGCAGGCGAACGCATTCTAGGTCGAATGTTGGGAAAAGTGTTTGGGTTGATTCTTCTGTTGTACTATTTGTATTTAGGCGGCGTCATCGTGAGGGAATACGGCGAATTTGTAGTCGGAGCGTTTCTTGTCCAAACGCCGTTGCTGGTAGTATCCGGGAGCATGGTGCTTGTATGCGCCGTTGTAGTTCGCAGCGGCGTGGAAATCATTGCGAGATTCGCCGATCTATTTATTCCTGTTTTTGCGCTTCTTTTTCTGCTTCTGATCCTCCCCCTTCTTCCGGAGCTTCATATTCTGAAGATGCTGCCGATCATGGGAGAAGGTATCGGGCCTTCCCTCTCCGGTGCGGTTGTATTGCAAGCATGGTTCAGCGAATTTCTGACGGTGTCGTTTTTAATTCCATTTGCAAACCGTGCGGGAAAAGTGAAAAAAAGCATGGCGATCACTTTGCTGGCCGTCATTGTGACGCTTGTGTCATCCAACCTGGCAACGCTGTTGCTGTTGGGGGATATAACAGGAAACTATACCTATCCCTTTCTGATTGTCGCCAGATACATCAACCTGGCCGATTTCTTTACGCACCTGGAGTCGATTTTTATGGCCATTTGGGTATTGGGGGCGTTCGTTAAAATATGTGTTTTCTTTTATGTAAGCGTATTGGGCACTGCTCAATGGATGGAGCTCCGGGATTACCGTCCGATCGTACTCCCCGTAGGCTTCTTGCTGCTATTAATGAGCATATGGGTTGCGCCCAACCTGCAGGAATTGACGCACGCTTTATCGACTTCGATCATTTTTTCGGCGCTGACGGTATTGGTTTGCATTCCCGCGGCGTTGCTCGGTTTGGCCTGGTTCAGAAGACTTTGGGAGAAGAAAAATATACAGGATTGA
- a CDS encoding spore germination protein: protein MLKRWLRPFVFKKSAGSIADSFRPSPSTSELPSIEIIDASAILKLFNRCADVKHHTYTLNAREERSTVLFVFCEGMSDSQHMIHEVVLPRLQRFYETYGFTDAGMLQTASQLQLERLPDVNWQRKATQQVFDGKLLMYIPALRIICSVDIAKLPARKPEESNVEVSVRGAKDCFVEELATNAALVRKRIKSPSLAYEQIVLGERTQTRIGLMYMYDIADPKVIQEVKQRLQKITIDGVFSATELEEMIEPTWALFPLMAYTGRPDFTVNCLMNGRFVILVDGTPAALIGPANLMLLIKTPEDIHFTALSSTFGQMLRLLGFFVSLMLPAFWLCLLSYHQDQLPFYLLATLTVNRLGIPLSTGLEMFLALIFLEMLREAGVHLPSSIGSTLTVVGGLILGDAAIRAGILSPGIVIIGAITHVFGATLTNQALGGAVSILRIVLFIFSCIFGLYGFFVGVFLLLVLLASLQSFGVPYLAPMSPPYFRDLPHALFRLPMAWKRKRPKMLHPIDDTNQGEQSK, encoded by the coding sequence ATGCTCAAAAGGTGGTTGAGACCGTTTGTTTTCAAAAAATCTGCAGGATCGATCGCCGACTCTTTTCGGCCATCCCCTTCAACTTCCGAACTGCCATCCATTGAAATCATCGATGCTTCAGCTATTTTAAAATTGTTCAATAGATGCGCCGATGTCAAGCATCATACCTACACCTTGAACGCACGAGAGGAACGTTCAACCGTGCTGTTCGTCTTCTGCGAAGGGATGAGCGATAGCCAACATATGATTCATGAGGTAGTGCTTCCCCGGTTGCAACGTTTCTATGAGACATACGGCTTTACAGACGCGGGCATGCTTCAAACGGCGAGTCAGCTTCAACTGGAACGTCTGCCGGATGTGAATTGGCAACGGAAAGCAACGCAACAAGTCTTTGATGGCAAATTGCTCATGTATATTCCTGCGCTTCGGATTATCTGTTCCGTTGACATTGCCAAGCTGCCGGCGAGAAAACCGGAAGAATCCAACGTCGAAGTCTCCGTTCGGGGAGCCAAAGATTGTTTTGTGGAAGAGTTGGCCACAAATGCCGCGCTTGTCCGCAAACGGATTAAATCGCCTTCGTTAGCCTATGAGCAAATCGTTCTTGGCGAACGTACCCAAACCCGGATCGGATTGATGTATATGTATGATATTGCCGATCCAAAGGTCATACAGGAAGTGAAACAGCGCCTGCAAAAGATAACCATTGACGGGGTATTCAGCGCTACGGAACTTGAAGAAATGATCGAACCGACATGGGCGCTATTTCCGCTTATGGCGTATACCGGAAGACCAGACTTTACCGTCAATTGTTTGATGAACGGAAGATTTGTTATATTGGTGGACGGAACGCCGGCAGCGCTCATAGGCCCCGCCAACTTAATGCTCCTGATCAAAACGCCGGAAGACATCCACTTTACAGCGTTATCCTCAACGTTCGGACAGATGTTGCGGTTGTTAGGTTTTTTCGTGTCGCTCATGCTTCCGGCATTTTGGCTCTGCCTGCTTTCTTATCATCAAGACCAACTTCCGTTTTATTTGCTTGCGACGCTGACTGTGAATCGTCTCGGAATCCCTTTATCTACCGGTCTGGAGATGTTTCTTGCCTTGATTTTTCTTGAAATGTTGCGCGAGGCCGGTGTTCACCTTCCTTCCTCTATCGGTTCGACACTTACAGTGGTAGGCGGTCTAATCTTGGGCGACGCAGCCATTCGGGCCGGAATTTTGTCGCCTGGCATCGTGATCATCGGCGCGATTACGCATGTATTCGGCGCAACGCTTACCAATCAAGCGTTAGGAGGTGCAGTAAGCATACTGAGAATCGTATTGTTTATATTTTCTTGCATTTTCGGTTTATATGGTTTTTTTGTGGGCGTATTTTTATTGCTGGTTTTGCTGGCGTCTCTCCAATCTTTCGGGGTCCCGTATCTGGCTCCGATGTCACCTCCGTATTTCAGAGACTTGCCGCATGCATTGTTTCGGTTACCAATGGCATGGAAGCGAAAGCGTCCGAAGATGCTTCATCCGATTGACGATACGAACCAGGGAGAACAGTCAAAATGA
- a CDS encoding helix-turn-helix domain-containing protein, whose protein sequence is MSTFAQIVGAKIRLYRLEQNLTQEKLAESIGMAATYLGQIERGEKNVKLQTIEKIALALHMSVYDLFSDEKESYLQQKRWLWASILLLLKHNDAKQRQAYRILRELLEPATEDS, encoded by the coding sequence ATGTCTACCTTTGCACAAATAGTCGGAGCAAAAATTCGCTTATACCGCTTGGAGCAAAATTTGACTCAGGAAAAACTAGCCGAATCGATCGGCATGGCCGCGACATATCTTGGTCAGATTGAACGCGGCGAAAAAAACGTCAAACTTCAAACGATTGAAAAAATTGCTTTGGCATTACATATGAGCGTATACGATTTATTCAGCGACGAGAAAGAGTCCTATCTGCAACAAAAAAGATGGTTATGGGCCAGCATTCTCTTATTGCTCAAACACAACGATGCCAAACAGCGACAAGCGTATCGTATTTTACGGGAACTGTTGGAACCGGCAACCGAAGATTCGTAA